Proteins from a genomic interval of Nostoc sp. TCL240-02:
- a CDS encoding MFS transporter, which translates to MDFVQVETTAPLTLEIPQISLPPTVLSPTSRIPKDAIRTSLKASTADSVLAAVYSLGTGGILLSNFLVELGASPVVFGMLCSIPMLVNLIQPLGAYLSERSTSRFQYSLRTHGIGRLLWLALVIGIVGVSLGAINTHQLVILTLLIVLFSNLLGGLGTASWLSWVAMIVPRRLRGRYFGTRNSAANLTNLVCVPMAGLAVSHWYGGTLQGYGVVLLISIVLGIAGLGCQYFQVDMNPQSQNTYYENSTQTSEIQPEVTKDESSEVAQSIHLPQNQLANSVWKNSNFLRFLMYFSFWNLAVNLSAPFFNLYMLDTLDLDVSYVTIYNSLQAGATLLMLILWGKLADKIGNRPILICIGILVAATPLLWLGIGANRLDIWLWLPLLHILAGGTWAAIDLCSNNIQLAIAPIKNQSIYFAIAAAVAGGSGALGATIGSFIVQFAQFGGLLGLFALSSLFRLAALVPLVFVKEPERG; encoded by the coding sequence ATGGATTTTGTTCAGGTTGAAACAACTGCGCCACTGACTCTGGAAATTCCCCAGATTTCCTTACCACCAACAGTACTTTCTCCAACCTCTCGAATTCCCAAGGATGCGATTCGCACAAGTTTAAAAGCTTCCACTGCGGATTCTGTCTTAGCGGCGGTTTACTCTCTTGGAACTGGCGGAATTTTACTCAGCAATTTCTTGGTGGAATTGGGTGCTAGTCCAGTAGTATTTGGGATGCTTTGCTCTATCCCCATGTTGGTCAATCTGATTCAGCCGTTGGGTGCTTACTTGTCTGAACGTAGCACCAGCCGATTTCAATATTCTCTTCGGACACACGGAATTGGTCGGTTGTTATGGCTGGCTCTAGTAATCGGTATTGTAGGCGTAAGTTTGGGAGCAATCAATACTCACCAATTAGTAATATTGACACTCTTGATTGTCCTATTCAGCAATCTTTTGGGAGGACTAGGAACCGCATCGTGGCTAAGTTGGGTTGCAATGATAGTTCCCCGGCGATTGCGAGGCAGGTATTTTGGGACACGCAATAGTGCTGCAAACCTCACCAATTTGGTTTGCGTACCAATGGCTGGTTTGGCTGTATCACATTGGTATGGTGGAACTCTGCAAGGCTATGGAGTGGTTCTGCTGATAAGCATTGTGCTTGGAATTGCGGGATTGGGGTGTCAGTATTTCCAAGTGGATATGAATCCGCAATCGCAAAACACTTATTATGAAAATTCAACTCAAACAAGTGAGATTCAGCCAGAGGTTACAAAAGATGAATCTTCTGAAGTCGCTCAATCAATTCATTTACCACAAAACCAATTAGCTAACAGTGTTTGGAAAAACTCAAATTTTTTGAGATTTCTGATGTATTTCAGCTTCTGGAATCTTGCTGTTAACCTCAGCGCTCCTTTTTTCAACCTTTATATGCTGGACACGCTGGATTTAGATGTCAGTTACGTGACTATCTACAATAGCCTTCAGGCGGGGGCGACTTTGCTAATGCTTATTTTGTGGGGAAAATTAGCAGATAAGATAGGCAATCGTCCCATCCTCATCTGTATTGGCATTTTGGTTGCAGCTACACCACTACTATGGCTAGGGATTGGTGCTAATCGCCTTGACATTTGGTTGTGGCTACCTCTGTTACATATCTTGGCTGGAGGTACTTGGGCGGCGATTGATTTGTGTAGTAATAATATACAATTGGCGATCGCACCAATTAAAAATCAGTCTATCTATTTTGCGATCGCAGCTGCCGTTGCTGGAGGGAGTGGTGCTTTAGGCGCAACTATAGGCAGCTTCATCGTCCAATTTGCTCAGTTTGGAGGCTTGCTAGGGTTGTTTGCCCTCTCTAGTCTATTTCGACTAGCAGCACTTGTTCCACTCGTTTTTGTCAAAGAGCCGGAGAGAGGATGA
- the accD gene encoding acetyl-CoA carboxylase, carboxyltransferase subunit beta — translation MANNEESRGLKSLFDWFANRRKSGSTNLERQEREIADGLWHKCSKCGVLAYTKDLKANQMVCIECGHHNRVDSDERIRQLIDNNTWKPLDEHLRPTDPLEFRDRKLYSDRLRETQDKIGLIDAVNTGLGQINGLPIALGVMDFRFMGGSMGSVVGEKLTRMIEQATQRRYPVVIICTSGGARMQEGMLSLMQMAKISAALQRHKDARLLYIPVLTNPTTGGVTASFAMLGDIILAEPKATIGFAGRRVIEQTLREKLPENFQTAEDLLQHGFVDDIVPRTQLKTTLAQLIALHQPVLTPPHMVLWETMSLTSTAAE, via the coding sequence ATGGCTAACAACGAAGAATCGCGTGGTTTAAAGTCTCTATTTGATTGGTTTGCAAATCGGCGGAAATCAGGATCTACCAACCTTGAACGCCAAGAACGTGAAATTGCTGATGGATTGTGGCACAAATGCTCCAAGTGTGGCGTATTGGCATACACAAAAGACCTGAAAGCCAATCAAATGGTTTGTATCGAATGTGGTCATCATAATCGTGTAGATAGCGATGAGCGCATTCGTCAATTGATAGATAACAATACCTGGAAACCTCTAGACGAGCATTTGCGTCCAACCGATCCGCTAGAATTTCGCGATCGCAAACTCTACAGCGATCGCCTACGAGAAACACAAGATAAAATTGGCTTAATAGACGCAGTTAACACTGGTTTAGGTCAAATCAATGGTTTGCCCATTGCCCTTGGGGTTATGGACTTCCGTTTTATGGGTGGTAGTATGGGTTCGGTTGTGGGAGAAAAACTCACCCGGATGATTGAGCAAGCCACTCAACGGCGGTATCCTGTAGTGATTATCTGCACCTCCGGCGGCGCGAGAATGCAAGAAGGAATGCTTTCCCTAATGCAGATGGCGAAAATCTCCGCAGCCCTACAGCGTCATAAAGACGCACGACTATTATATATTCCCGTTTTGACCAATCCCACAACGGGCGGCGTTACCGCAAGTTTTGCAATGTTGGGCGATATCATTTTGGCAGAACCCAAGGCAACCATTGGTTTTGCTGGTCGGCGAGTGATTGAGCAAACCCTACGAGAAAAACTCCCCGAAAATTTTCAGACTGCTGAAGATTTGCTCCAGCATGGTTTTGTTGATGATATCGTACCCCGTACTCAATTAAAGACCACCCTAGCCCAGCTGATTGCCCTACACCAGCCTGTACTAACACCACCTCACATGGTTTTGTGGGAAACAATGTCCTTAACTTCTACCGCCGCAGAATAG
- a CDS encoding ABC transporter substrate-binding protein: MAIAIAIIACQNLQLPSKPLASNAVSIKLSGWGGSPVEQKLLRQVLQEFEIQHPTIKVKYEVISDQYMDVIKTRLVGEAAPDVFYLDALEAPFLMSQNVLEPLESYITPKFELTDFEDTLLDSFKYQNHIYGLPKDYSTLALFYNKKAFAAAGLSNPPTTWDELRNYSKQLTGKLNKYGFGEIPELARQAYKIKAFGGQLIDQNGYATFASEAGLQGLELVVDQYQKDRSSAQKSDVGTNSGSEMFGQSKVAMVIEGNWAIPYLTETFPQVEFGTAPVPTINGKKGTMVFTVAYVMNNLAQHKAEAWELISYLTGKEGMQKWTGTGFALPTRKSVAKNLGYDQDVLRSPLVAGVDYATPWQVGKYPGAIVNNFENQFVSALLGQQPLKQAMVRAENEANQQIKAME, encoded by the coding sequence ATGGCGATCGCGATCGCTATTATTGCTTGTCAAAATCTACAATTACCAAGCAAACCCTTAGCATCTAACGCAGTTAGTATCAAACTTAGTGGCTGGGGAGGTTCTCCTGTTGAGCAAAAACTCTTGAGACAGGTATTGCAAGAGTTTGAGATACAACATCCAACTATTAAGGTCAAATATGAGGTAATTTCCGACCAATACATGGATGTAATCAAAACTCGTTTAGTTGGGGAAGCAGCACCAGATGTCTTTTATCTCGATGCACTAGAAGCTCCTTTCTTGATGAGTCAAAATGTCCTAGAGCCATTAGAAAGTTACATTACCCCGAAATTTGAATTAACGGATTTTGAAGATACCCTACTCGATAGTTTCAAATATCAGAATCATATTTATGGTCTTCCTAAAGACTATTCCACCCTTGCCCTGTTTTATAACAAAAAAGCATTCGCCGCCGCAGGATTAAGTAATCCACCGACTACTTGGGATGAATTACGTAACTACTCGAAACAATTGACAGGGAAACTTAACAAATACGGCTTTGGGGAAATTCCCGAATTGGCGCGTCAGGCTTACAAAATTAAAGCCTTTGGTGGGCAACTCATCGATCAAAATGGTTATGCTACCTTTGCCAGTGAGGCAGGTTTACAGGGTTTAGAGTTAGTAGTAGACCAGTATCAAAAAGACCGTTCCTCTGCCCAAAAATCTGATGTAGGGACAAACTCAGGTAGTGAAATGTTTGGTCAGAGTAAAGTGGCAATGGTGATTGAGGGTAATTGGGCAATTCCTTACTTAACTGAAACCTTTCCCCAAGTAGAGTTTGGTACTGCACCAGTGCCTACGATTAATGGCAAAAAAGGCACGATGGTTTTTACGGTTGCCTACGTGATGAATAATCTTGCACAGCACAAAGCTGAAGCCTGGGAGTTGATTTCTTATCTCACGGGTAAAGAAGGAATGCAAAAGTGGACAGGAACAGGGTTTGCTTTGCCAACACGTAAATCAGTGGCAAAGAATTTGGGTTATGACCAAGACGTACTGCGATCGCCATTAGTGGCGGGAGTGGATTATGCTACACCGTGGCAGGTGGGGAAATATCCAGGTGCGATCGTGAATAACTTTGAGAACCAATTTGTCAGCGCCTTGTTGGGGCAACAACCATTAAAGCAGGCGATGGTACGGGCAGAGAATGAAGCTAATCAGCAAATAAAAGCGATGGAGTAA
- the psbV gene encoding photosystem II cytochrome c-550 produces the protein MFRRLIGVVVATVLLSFQLLVGSATAVELDKATRTVPLNTQGETTVLSLKQVKEGKRLFNYACAQCHAGGVTKTNQNVGLTPDDLALATPNRNNIEGLVDYLKNPTTYDGEEEISEIHPSIKSADIFTAMRNLTDDDLEAIAGHILLQPKIVGTKWGGGKIYY, from the coding sequence ATGTTTAGAAGACTAATTGGCGTTGTTGTGGCCACTGTTTTACTCTCGTTTCAGTTGCTTGTCGGTAGCGCGACAGCAGTGGAATTGGACAAAGCTACCCGAACAGTGCCATTAAATACTCAAGGTGAAACCACTGTACTTAGCCTGAAACAAGTCAAAGAAGGCAAACGTTTATTTAATTACGCTTGCGCCCAATGTCATGCTGGGGGAGTTACCAAGACAAACCAGAACGTAGGTCTGACTCCAGACGATCTGGCACTGGCCACACCTAACCGTAATAACATTGAAGGCTTGGTGGATTACCTGAAAAATCCTACTACTTACGACGGAGAAGAAGAGATTTCCGAAATCCACCCCAGTATCAAGAGTGCAGATATTTTCACAGCAATGCGAAATCTGACGGATGATGACTTGGAAGCGATCGCTGGTCATATTCTCTTACAACCCAAAATCGTTGGCACTAAGTGGGGAGGCGGAAAAATCTATTACTAA
- a CDS encoding A24 family peptidase — protein MDILFAIPASVMVFALGASIGSFLNVIVYRLPAGLSILWPPSRCPKCLNQLKAYDNVPVFGWISLRGRCRYCKSKISVRYPVVEGVTGIIFLAVFLVFQVSTFTIGYWAFCSWLLALSLIDLDTMTLPNPLTQSGLVAGILFQMVVGYLSEGSSVALVNHLMMAIVGAVLGLWLFDAIALLGSIAFGKTAMGAGDAKLAAMMGTWLGWKYLLLASFIACALGALIGSGVIMHKRILLGRSKLRAASGREAANEETSTHRLGQKMPFGPFLALGSLITLFSGEAILSTYLRLFFPAS, from the coding sequence ATGGACATTTTGTTCGCTATTCCAGCGAGTGTAATGGTCTTTGCTTTAGGTGCATCTATTGGCAGTTTTCTCAACGTTATTGTTTATCGGCTACCTGCTGGGTTGTCAATTCTTTGGCCGCCTTCTCGTTGTCCTAAATGCTTAAACCAGCTAAAAGCTTACGACAATGTACCAGTATTTGGCTGGATTTCATTAAGAGGGCGGTGTCGATATTGCAAAAGCAAAATTTCTGTCCGTTATCCCGTGGTAGAAGGGGTGACGGGCATAATTTTTTTAGCGGTTTTTTTAGTATTTCAAGTTTCGACTTTCACAATAGGCTATTGGGCTTTTTGTAGTTGGTTATTGGCACTATCGCTGATTGACCTGGATACAATGACCTTACCTAATCCACTTACTCAGTCTGGTTTAGTGGCAGGAATTTTATTCCAAATGGTAGTTGGTTATCTATCAGAAGGAAGTTCTGTCGCATTGGTAAATCACCTTATGATGGCCATAGTAGGTGCAGTCTTGGGCTTATGGCTATTTGATGCGATCGCCCTATTGGGTTCAATTGCCTTTGGGAAAACTGCAATGGGCGCAGGTGATGCCAAGTTAGCAGCTATGATGGGAACCTGGTTAGGCTGGAAATATTTGCTTTTAGCTAGTTTTATTGCCTGTGCGCTGGGAGCCTTAATTGGCAGTGGTGTTATTATGCATAAACGGATACTCCTAGGTCGAAGCAAGCTACGCGCAGCGTCTGGTAGAGAAGCCGCTAATGAAGAGACATCGACACACAGGTTAGGACAAAAAATGCCTTTTGGCCCTTTTCTCGCTTTAGGATCTCTGATTACCCTGTTTAGCGGCGAAGCAATTTTGTCTACCTACCTGCGGTTATTTTTTCCAGCGTCTTGA
- a CDS encoding carbohydrate ABC transporter permease, producing the protein MFAINRRRSNPRWNITEDLAGYMFMMPTILVLGTFVVLPILYAVFLSLQKVRLLGGIEYEFIGFRNFTRLAEDERVWIALRNTAQYVAIVVPTQTVLALILALTLNSGIYGKNWWRILYFLPTVTSSAVLTLIFMWIYNTDGLLNDFLAFVGLPTYNWLGDPAVALKGIMIMNIWSTAPFFMVIYLAALQDIPQTLYEAAELDGANGWQQFIHITLPLLKPVTFFVVAVGVIGTFQLFDQSYIFSGGTGGPNNATLTVVLLIYQAVFRNLQMGYAAAIAFLLAAAIVAITLIQRRIFGGERI; encoded by the coding sequence GTGTTTGCAATCAACAGGCGGCGGAGTAACCCCAGGTGGAATATCACAGAAGACTTGGCTGGGTATATGTTCATGATGCCCACCATTCTAGTTTTGGGGACTTTTGTAGTCTTACCCATTCTCTACGCCGTTTTTCTTTCCTTGCAAAAAGTCCGACTTCTCGGCGGTATTGAGTACGAGTTCATCGGTTTTCGGAATTTCACACGATTAGCTGAAGATGAAAGGGTTTGGATTGCTTTAAGAAATACAGCACAATACGTAGCTATTGTTGTGCCAACTCAAACAGTCTTAGCTTTAATTCTGGCGCTAACTCTGAATTCTGGGATTTACGGTAAAAACTGGTGGCGCATCCTCTACTTTTTGCCCACAGTCACCTCTTCAGCAGTGCTGACGCTGATCTTTATGTGGATTTATAACACCGATGGGCTACTAAACGATTTTCTCGCTTTTGTAGGGCTACCTACTTATAACTGGTTGGGCGATCCAGCTGTTGCGCTCAAAGGCATTATGATCATGAACATTTGGTCAACTGCGCCGTTTTTCATGGTGATTTATCTGGCCGCCTTGCAAGATATACCCCAAACACTTTATGAGGCAGCGGAACTCGATGGAGCAAATGGGTGGCAGCAATTTATCCACATTACCCTTCCCTTGCTTAAGCCTGTAACCTTCTTTGTGGTAGCAGTGGGGGTGATTGGGACTTTTCAGCTTTTTGACCAGTCTTACATCTTTTCTGGCGGTACTGGCGGCCCAAACAACGCTACTTTAACAGTGGTGCTGCTAATTTACCAAGCTGTGTTTCGGAATTTACAAATGGGATATGCAGCTGCGATCGCATTTTTGTTAGCAGCTGCGATCGTTGCCATCACTTTGATTCAACGGCGAATTTTTGGAGGCGAACGGATTTGA
- a CDS encoding carbohydrate ABC transporter permease, which yields MTKISGLKVLLYVLLTLYAIVTLIPFLWALSASFKSLTEIVSSEPNFLPKNFTLDNYRQIFLQEPLFWRWLFNSVVIAVSVTLLNLLLNSMAGYALARLHFVGKRFWFFLILAVLAVPAQITLIPTFLILKAIGWLNSYQGMIVPSIVNATFIFMMRQFFVNFPKELEEAAQLDGLNTLGIFRHIVLPLAKSALAAQAVFVFMGSWNNFLLPIVILFDPEMFTLPLGLNTFKGQYISYWNYIMAASMVFTLPALGIYAFFNRYFIQSVTFTGGKG from the coding sequence TTGACTAAAATCTCTGGCTTAAAAGTCTTGCTATACGTCTTGCTGACACTCTATGCGATCGTTACCCTAATTCCCTTTCTCTGGGCGCTTTCAGCATCATTTAAGTCGCTAACAGAGATTGTCAGTAGTGAACCCAACTTTCTCCCCAAGAATTTTACTCTTGACAACTACAGGCAAATCTTTCTCCAAGAACCGTTATTTTGGCGCTGGTTGTTCAACAGTGTGGTAATTGCCGTTAGCGTTACCCTTTTAAACTTGTTGTTAAATTCAATGGCTGGTTATGCCTTGGCAAGACTACACTTTGTGGGCAAGCGCTTTTGGTTCTTTCTAATTTTGGCAGTGCTGGCAGTACCAGCGCAAATCACCCTAATTCCCACATTTTTGATTTTAAAAGCGATCGGCTGGCTGAATTCTTATCAAGGCATGATTGTACCTAGCATCGTGAATGCCACTTTTATCTTCATGATGCGGCAATTTTTTGTTAATTTTCCTAAAGAACTAGAAGAAGCGGCTCAACTGGATGGCTTAAATACCTTGGGAATTTTTCGACATATTGTCTTACCTCTAGCAAAATCAGCACTAGCAGCACAGGCAGTTTTTGTATTCATGGGGAGTTGGAATAATTTTTTACTGCCGATAGTTATCCTATTTGACCCAGAAATGTTTACCCTCCCTTTGGGGCTGAATACCTTCAAAGGCCAATACATTAGCTATTGGAACTACATTATGGCAGCTTCTATGGTTTTTACCCTGCCAGCTTTAGGTATTTACGCCTTTTTTAATCGTTACTTTATTCAAAGCGTTACCTTCACTGGGGGAAAAGGTTAA
- a CDS encoding 26S protease regulatory subunit, with translation MSYITYLRSIKSELQRTGKTQKSLRVKTIIEQFGYQRRSQSFIDAFNTALGELGLCANPCLDLYIPLDTKIAISIKGVEAINKVSESISVKLQEAISVKHDFFYYLFDFGSEQEYERFQACLDSHQPVGIFLIPQIEDFFSDIVVKIFNYELIRKYQYSGYNTIPKAGNRKIPTTIVSEEKDCEDEQENPISDASIFQFYRSTMTSIILGNTGLELLDSEKFDQQFEQISLSANKYNYEQFFILFHCPSVLEIQAHQQEDALGYLVDRVASKIPFTFTLRCKYPNEASLEHKEEVYAHFRLLLELPYYQIEEDDASLRDYFVDLQKAQIQAESQLLLKIKPEHFYSLKWQQESKEYIYLKYFAIKSLESLGYELSNIGCEVELTSRDEETPDEDTSDEDEEYQSEIIEVYVKNQVVVEIETLKYQEFQDNNLFLDPLKRVLRKSKVWPNKLESLWLVIPGFEIARNYYQLKKAKEILEYKLSGYYGDRFQVVIMAPDYEKHQLVPVSFDSIEYPSFEYGVKKPSLLQAYPVTNRVKEFKLDFSQVKGLNEEKDKLNKLLKLQSKGHKGSIGGILFYGLPGCGKTLLANAFANESGRYFFKFSPADIVSVWIGQSQKNIRDIFAQAKKKAPSVLFIDELDSIGFNRNEDNAHTDQKATINQLLIELNNLQNSDVIVIAATNYLSGIDSALKRSGRLDWKIPIFPPSQTERIELFIHYLSKIDMNQLVNFEILAEKSMKFTSSDIELVCREVRNAILLEEISSALTTSDVITYINNLQDGGLSLNQEQVKEFMEECKRMSVKNPKLETLKLEWALY, from the coding sequence ATGTCATATATAACCTACTTACGTTCGATTAAAAGTGAACTCCAGAGAACTGGAAAAACTCAAAAAAGCCTACGGGTAAAAACTATCATAGAACAGTTTGGCTACCAGCGTAGAAGTCAATCATTTATAGATGCTTTTAATACTGCTCTTGGTGAATTGGGACTTTGTGCAAATCCTTGCTTGGATTTGTATATTCCGCTAGATACAAAAATTGCTATTTCTATTAAAGGTGTAGAAGCAATAAATAAAGTATCTGAATCAATTTCAGTTAAACTACAAGAGGCAATTTCAGTTAAACATGATTTTTTCTACTACTTGTTTGATTTTGGCTCTGAGCAAGAATATGAACGATTCCAAGCGTGTTTAGATTCTCATCAGCCAGTAGGTATTTTTTTAATTCCCCAAATAGAAGACTTCTTTTCTGATATTGTTGTCAAAATATTTAATTATGAATTAATTAGAAAGTATCAATATAGCGGTTATAATACTATACCTAAAGCTGGTAATAGGAAAATTCCTACAACTATTGTCTCAGAAGAAAAAGATTGTGAAGATGAACAAGAAAATCCTATCTCTGATGCTAGTATTTTTCAGTTTTATCGCTCAACTATGACCAGTATTATACTTGGTAATACTGGTTTAGAATTGCTGGATTCGGAAAAATTCGATCAGCAGTTTGAACAGATATCTTTATCTGCGAATAAATATAATTATGAACAGTTTTTTATTTTATTTCATTGTCCATCAGTATTAGAAATCCAAGCTCATCAGCAAGAAGATGCTTTAGGATACTTGGTAGATAGAGTTGCCAGTAAAATTCCTTTTACTTTTACTCTCAGGTGTAAATACCCAAATGAAGCTTCTCTTGAGCATAAAGAAGAAGTATATGCCCATTTTCGTCTACTTTTAGAACTTCCATATTATCAAATAGAGGAAGATGACGCATCTTTGCGAGATTATTTTGTAGATTTGCAAAAAGCTCAAATACAGGCTGAATCACAGCTATTATTGAAGATAAAGCCCGAACATTTTTACAGCCTGAAGTGGCAGCAAGAAAGCAAAGAATATATCTATCTCAAGTATTTTGCTATTAAAAGTTTAGAAAGTCTAGGATATGAATTGTCTAATATTGGCTGTGAAGTTGAGTTGACTTCTAGGGATGAGGAAACACCTGATGAAGATACATCAGATGAAGATGAAGAGTATCAAAGTGAAATTATAGAAGTCTATGTAAAAAATCAGGTAGTAGTTGAGATAGAAACTCTCAAATACCAAGAATTTCAGGATAATAATCTCTTTTTAGATCCCCTTAAAAGAGTTTTGAGAAAATCAAAAGTATGGCCAAATAAGCTAGAAAGTCTTTGGTTGGTAATTCCCGGTTTTGAGATTGCCCGCAACTATTACCAACTCAAAAAAGCTAAGGAAATATTAGAATATAAGTTATCTGGATATTATGGCGATCGCTTCCAGGTTGTAATCATGGCTCCTGATTATGAAAAACACCAATTAGTCCCAGTATCATTTGATTCTATTGAATATCCATCTTTTGAGTATGGGGTTAAAAAACCTAGTTTGTTACAAGCATATCCAGTCACTAACCGCGTTAAAGAATTCAAGCTTGACTTTAGCCAAGTAAAAGGACTAAACGAAGAAAAAGACAAATTAAATAAACTCCTCAAGTTGCAATCTAAGGGACATAAGGGTTCAATTGGTGGAATTCTTTTCTATGGATTACCTGGATGTGGTAAAACTCTACTGGCAAATGCCTTTGCTAATGAGTCTGGCAGATATTTCTTTAAATTCTCTCCTGCTGATATTGTCAGTGTTTGGATAGGTCAAAGTCAAAAAAATATTCGAGATATCTTTGCTCAAGCTAAGAAAAAAGCTCCTTCCGTTTTATTTATTGATGAGTTAGACAGTATTGGGTTTAATCGTAATGAAGACAACGCCCACACAGACCAAAAAGCAACTATTAATCAATTACTCATCGAACTAAATAATCTTCAAAATAGTGACGTGATTGTGATAGCTGCTACTAATTATTTGAGTGGTATAGATAGTGCTTTGAAACGTTCTGGTAGATTGGATTGGAAGATTCCTATCTTTCCACCATCTCAAACAGAAAGAATAGAGTTATTCATACATTACCTGTCAAAAATTGATATGAATCAGTTAGTTAACTTTGAAATTCTGGCAGAGAAAAGTATGAAGTTTACGTCATCAGATATCGAGTTAGTTTGTCGGGAAGTTAGAAATGCTATTCTTCTAGAAGAAATAAGTTCAGCTTTAACAACTTCAGATGTGATTACTTACATTAATAATCTACAAGATGGTGGTTTAAGTCTTAACCAAGAACAAGTCAAGGAATTTATGGAAGAGTGTAAAAGAATGAGTGTGAAGAATCCTAAGCTAGAAACTCTGAAATTAGAATGGGCTTTGTATTAG
- the petE gene encoding plastocyanin, producing the protein MKLISASLRRFSLAVLTILLVVSSFAVFTPSASAETYQVKLGTDKGLLAFEPKKLTIKPGDTIEWINNKVPPHNVVFDPGKNPAKDAALAKSLSHKTLLMAAGKKETTTFPADAPAGDYTFYCEPHRGAGMVGKITVQG; encoded by the coding sequence ATGAAATTGATTTCGGCAAGCTTGCGACGCTTTAGTTTAGCTGTGTTGACAATCCTTTTAGTTGTTAGCAGCTTTGCAGTTTTTACCCCCAGCGCTTCGGCTGAAACCTACCAGGTGAAATTGGGTACTGATAAAGGACTGCTAGCATTTGAACCCAAAAAGTTGACAATTAAACCAGGTGACACAATTGAATGGATAAATAATAAAGTTCCTCCCCACAACGTTGTGTTTGATCCTGGCAAAAACCCCGCTAAAGATGCCGCTTTAGCAAAATCTCTTTCTCATAAGACTTTGCTGATGGCTGCTGGTAAAAAGGAAACAACCACTTTCCCCGCAGACGCACCTGCTGGTGATTACACCTTCTACTGTGAACCTCACCGTGGTGCTGGCATGGTTGGTAAAATTACTGTTCAAGGTTAG
- the petJ gene encoding cytochrome c6 PetJ, which produces MRILLLILMIAIALFKLTFISPALAAETSNGAKIFEANCASCHIGGGNILISQKTLKKEALSKYLENYDRDSIEAIIHQVQNGKNAMPAFKGKLSAKDILEVAAYVFQNAEQGW; this is translated from the coding sequence TTGAGAATACTTTTATTAATTTTAATGATAGCGATCGCTCTATTCAAATTGACATTTATTAGTCCAGCACTAGCTGCCGAAACATCCAACGGTGCTAAAATTTTCGAGGCTAACTGCGCTTCTTGCCATATAGGTGGCGGTAATATCCTTATTAGCCAGAAAACCTTGAAAAAGGAAGCATTGTCAAAATACCTAGAAAATTATGATCGCGACTCAATCGAGGCGATTATCCACCAAGTCCAAAATGGTAAAAATGCCATGCCTGCCTTTAAAGGAAAGTTAAGTGCTAAAGATATCCTGGAGGTAGCTGCTTACGTTTTTCAGAATGCAGAACAAGGCTGGTAA